In Rhododendron vialii isolate Sample 1 chromosome 9a, ASM3025357v1, the following are encoded in one genomic region:
- the LOC131301026 gene encoding uncharacterized protein LOC131301026 gives MGRGMRVEGSMNYGLDISAAEGEFGNWTNYVLEKLKEIGRAMSPQEWINFVREKLMEFLAVLEHFGKIFMEQLIHWARVGAPYIVAAAALWILLRYFRCCCCRVVRGGGSVAKTMIAPGTRGTVRILRAPFEANPAAYFRGLRRA, from the coding sequence atggggAGAGGGATGAGAGTAGAGGGCTCGATGAACTATGGGCTGGACATAAGTGCAGCAGAAGGAGAATTCGGGAACTGGACAAACTATGTGCttgaaaaattgaaggaaaTAGGGAGAGCGATGAGCCCACAGGAATGGATCAACTTTGTGCGGGAGAAGTTGATGGAATTCCTGGCAGTGCTCGAGCACTTCGGCAAGATCTTTATGGAGCAACTGATACACTGGGCCCGAGTTGGCGCTCCCTACATCGTCGCCGCAGCGGCTTTATGGATCCTCCTTCGCTACTTccgctgctgctgctgccgcgTTGTCAGAGGAGGAGGATCGGTGGCCAAGACGATGATAGCTCCTGGAACTCGCGGGACTGTCAGGATTCTTAGGGCTCCCTTTGAAGCAAACCCCGCAGCGTATTTCCGCGGTCTCCGAAGAGCGTGA
- the LOC131301027 gene encoding uncharacterized protein LOC131301027, translated as MGRGMRVEGSMNYVLDISAAEGEFGAENWINYVLEKLREIGKAMSPEEWINFVREKLKEFLAVLQHLGKIFMAKLKHWAQVAAPYIVAAVALCILWILLRFFLSCCCLVGRGVGSVAKTMIAPGTAGAVRILRAPFEANPAAYFRGLR; from the exons ATGGGGAGAGGGATGAGAGTAGAGGGCTCGATGAACTATGTGCTGGACATAAGTGCAGCAGAAGGAGAATTCGGGGCTGAAAACTGGATAAACTATGTGCTTGAAAAGTTGAGGGAAATAGGGAAAGCGATGAGCCCAGAGGAATGGATCAACTTTGTGCGGGAGAAGTTGAAGGAATTCCTGGCAGTGCTCCAGCACCTTGGCAAGATCTTTATGGCAAAG CTGAAACACTGGGCCCAGGTTGCCGCTCCCTACATCGTCGCCGCAGTGGCTTTATGCATCTTATGGATCCTCCTTCGCTTCTTCCTCAGCTGCTGCTGCCTCGTTGGCAGAGGAGTAGGATCGGTGGCCAAGACGATGATAGCTCCTGGAACTGCCGGGGCTGTCAGGATTCTTAGGGCTCCCTTTGAAGCAAACCCCGCAGCGTATTTCCGCGGTCTCCGCTGA